The Christiangramia salexigens genome includes the window TTTGAAGGAAGTGTTCTCGGATTCATTTTTAAAAGGTCCTCTACCAATTCCCCTATATCTTCACTCTGGATTTTCCATGCATCTTCTTCAGATGGTTCATGGTCGTTGAAATAAGTGGAAACAGAACCAGGCATGATAGTACTTACTTTTACACCATGATCCCTTAGGTCCAGCATAACGGCCTGTGTAAATCCGGTAACTCCAAATTTACTTGCATTATAAGCAGCTCCTCCTGCAAAGAAATTAGTTCCTGCAAGACTTGAGATCGTGATTATATATCCTTCAGATTTTTTCAAGGCATCCACACCGGCTTTAATGCTATAAAAAACTCCGGATAAATTGGTATCTATAGTATCCTTCCATTCCTGAATAGTAATATCTTCAACCGAACCAAAATTCCCAATTCCTGCATTGGCAATTAGCACATCCAGTCTCCCCCACTTATCCATCAATTTATCCACAGCGGTTTTCTGACTTTCATAGCTTCTCACATCGGCTTCTAAACCTATAATTTCTCCGTATTCAGATAATTTATCTGCGGCTTTTTCTGCTGAAGTCAAAGACCGGCTGGTCACAGCAACTTTATATCCCATCTTTAGAAGAGATTTTGCCACACCATAACCAATACCTTTACTTCCTCCCGTAACAAGGGCTGTTTTATTCATCTTACTCATATTTAATTTTTTTCAGTTTTAAAGCTAATAAAGAGGTTTATGCTCCTGAAATTAAAAGCTCTAAGATTGTGTTAATTTTAATGGTTAAATAGATTATAAAACATTTTAAATTTCTTTTATAGAATACTAAAAAAACTAACTTTGTCCTCGTAAATAAATCATCTAATAAGACAAAGACGATAAGTCTAAAAATCGTCTGTTCTAACTTAACTGGAATACATTGGAAAATATAAAAGCTCAGAAGTTATTGAATAAGATCCAAAGAGATCTTATGCGAAATGGAATAATCATTAATACTCTTGTAGAGGATCTGAAAGAACTGAGAAAATTAGTTGTGGAGGAGAACATCCCGCTTCTTGCCAAGGTTCTTAGATTAACCTACGAGCATATTAGTGAACGTGATGCTTTTGAAATTGCCATTCCAGATGATGAGCCATTGGAGTTGGACGAAGAATCTGATAACGATGAAGAAAATACAGTTTCTGAATCTGAAGAAATTACCGGACAGGAAAGTTTGGAGTACATGCTATCCTTGATGGCCGATCATTCTAATAAAGTGAATGAAATAGAGCTTAGGGAATATGTAAAGGCTTTGAAAGAAGAAGCTAACGAAGATTACTAGACATCGATTTTCTTCGTATACGCCACTGATACTTATAAGGATTTCGAAAGAATTGCTATAAAAAGACTTTAATGAAAGAAAAAGCGAAATCTAAGAAGAAGTCGCGAATCCGATTATTACATCAATATTATAGTTATACCGGCTTTTATAAATTTGTTTGGAACAGTTTAAAAAAAGCCGTTCTACCTATTTTACTTTTTGTTGGGGCTTTGTGGGGCATAGATCATTATCTGCTGGATATTGAAGATATGCTGGTAACCATTACCGAAACCTATGCTCCCCTGGAAGTGCTTTCCATATTTTTCCTGTCTGAATCACTACTTGGATTAGTTCCTCCCGAACTATTTATTGCCTGGGCGGGAAAATCTGCAAGTCCCTTTCTTTATTTAAGCCTATTAGCCACAGCTTCCTATCTTGGAGGAGTGGTCTCTTATTTTATTGGTATTGCTATCACTAAAATTCCTTCTGTAAAGGAGGCTATGGAAGTGAAACTGGCGATACATATAAAGAATACCAGAAAATGGGGAGGTTTCTTGATTATAGTAGGAGCCTTATTACCCATTCCTTTTGCGATGACCAGTATTGCAGCCGGGATCATTAAATTCCCATTTACAAGCTATCTTACTTTTGGACTATTAAGGTTTGCCAGATTCTATCTGTATGCTCTGGTAATTTTTGAAATGGTTTAACTTTCTTTATACTAATATTTTAAACTTTTCATAAGGCTCAAGGTTGGATTATTCATAACTGCTATCTTGGTTCCACAAACCAACCAAAATAGCAATATGGATCAAAAAATCGTAAAGATGGCTCGTACTGGCTATGCCGCCAAAGGTATAGTTTATAGTATAACAGGAGCCCTTACTTTTATGGCTGCCTTTAATATGGGAGGCCAGCAGACCGGAAAAACCGGTGTAATAGACTTTCTCCAAAAACAACCTTTCGGGAATGTATTACTTGCTCTTATCGCATTAGGCCTATTATGTTACGCGGGCTGGAGATTTGTACAGACATTTAAAGATCCCGAAAATATAGGAAGTGATAAAAAAGGGAAAGCTAAACGTTTCGCATTTTTTATAAGCGGTCTAATCTACCTGTCACTTGCTGCTTTAGCGGTAAAAAAACTTATCGATGCTGGATCTTCGGGAGGAGGCGCTAAAACTTTTGGTTTTCTTTCCGGACAACTCGGTATTGTTGTATTCGTAGTTATAGGCTTGAGCCTTATAGGAATAAGCATTGCGCAATTTAAAAAAGCCTATTCAGGAAAGTTCTTGAGGAAATTTGAATACAAATCCATTTCCGAAGAAAAAAGAAGAAAAACTATTAAAAATACGGGGTATCTGGGTATTGTGTCCCGTGGTATTATCTTCGGTGTTTTAGCCTTTATTTTTCTAAGAGCCGCCTACCACTCTAATACAAATGATATAAAAAGCACTACTGATGCTTTCTCATTCTTACAGGATTCATCATATGGAGCCTGGTTAATGGGACTGGTAGCCTTAGGTTTTGTTTGCTATGGGATATATATGATCGCCACAGCTAAATACCGTCAATTCTCAAATTCGTAACCATTAAATTAATTTATATATGTCACTATTAACAATAATATTAAATATTCTATTACCACCATTAGCCGTTTTTATGAAACATGGCTTAGGAGTAACTTTTTTAATTAGCTTACTACTTACCGCCCTTGGATGGATACCAGGTGTGATACATGCTTTTTTGGTTAATGGAACGCGATAATTATTACTATCCAACAAAAAAAAGGCCCTGTTAAAACAGGGCCTTTTTTATTTTTGATCAGTTTATCAATAAACGCTAATTATCTTCTTCTTCTCTTTTCTTAACTTCTAGCTGCCATTTCCATGCACTGCTCAAGGCCTCCTCTAAAGAGCGCTCTGCCTTCCATTTAAGTTCTTGATTAGCTTTAGTAGTATCTGCGTATGCAGCAGTAATATCACCTTCTCTTCTTCCCACGATCTTATACGGAAGTTTTTCCCCGGTAGAACCTTCAAAAGCTTTGATAACCTCCAATACAGAGTTTCCTTGTCCCGTACCAAGATTAAAAACTTCGTAATTAGATTTTTCATTATTCTGCAACAACCTTTTTAAAGCATGTACATGCGCCTCTGCAAGATCCAATACATGGATATAATCCCTTATTGCCGTTCCGTCTTCTGTAGGATAATCATCTCCAAAAACTGACAGTTCATCTCTTTTCCCTATTGCCGTCTGAGTAATGAATGGTACAAGGTTTTGCGGCGTACCAATAGGCAATTCTCCAATATCTGCGGAAGGATGTGCGCCAATCGGGTTGAAATACCTTAAAGATATTGCTTTAAGCTGTGGAGACACTTTACAAATATCCTGAATGATCTCCTCGCCTATTTGCTTTGTATTTCCATAAGGAGACTCTGCTTTCTTAACAGGAGCATCTTCTGTGATCGGTAATTTATCTGCCTGCCCATATACCGTACAGGAACTACTGAAAATAAAGTTTGCAGATTCTCTTTCATTCAACTCCTGAAGAAGATAAACCAGACTGGAAATATTATTTTCATAATAAAGCAATGGTTTTTCTACACTTTCTCCAACAGCTTTGGAAGCTGCAAAATGAATCACTCCATCTATTTCAGTATACTTTTCAAAAAACCTTTTTACTGCTTGCTTGTCTCTAAGATCTATATTTTCAAATTCTGGAGTAGTGCCTGTAATTTTGGTAATACCGCCAAGAACATCTATGGAAGAGTTGGATAAATTATCTATAATAATAACTTCAAAACCCTCTTTCTGTAAAGCTACAACAGTGTGAGACCCAATAAAACCGAGCCCTCCTGTCACCAATACTTTCTTGTTCATCATAATTATCAATTGACTGCGCAAATTAATAAAAATGCTTCACAGAGCCTTGATTTAAAAGTCAAATAAGCCTAAAAGGTATTTTTAATCCATAATGCTTATTTATTGTATAACAATTATCTTTGAATTCCATTAAGCAGAATACATATGTCAGTTAATACCCAAGTCACACTTTTTAAATGGATTAGCATCCTGGAAGGATTATCATTTCTTCTTTTACTTTTTATCGCAATGCCTCTCAAATATTTATTTGAGATGCCAACTATGGTTCAACAAGTGGGTATGGCTCATGGTGTCTTATTTATTGCCTATATTATAGGATGCATTCTACTGATTAGACCTATGGATTGGACTTACAAGCAGGTTGGCATCATTATGGGTTGTTCTCTTATCCCATTTGGACCATTTTATGTAGATAAAAAATATTTGTAATTCATGGAGATAAAAGACCTGATCTGTTTTTTTGAAGAGTTCTTTATTGCCCAAGGCATGCACGAAGGTGCCGCCCAATACCTGAATCTTCTAATAAACCTGGTAATTTTAACCTTAATAGTTATAGGAGTTAATTACCTGATCAAAAACTTTATCATCGAAGCTTTCAAGGTTTTCACTAATCAAACGAAAACCACTTTCGACGATTATTTGATCCAAAGTAATTTCCCGAGATATTCAGGTAGAATAGTTCCTTTATTTATAATTTACGAGCTCTTTCCTCTCATTTTTTCTGAATTTCCAGATGTAATGGAGGTCTTCTATACCCTATTCAAAATTTACGTCATCATTCTGGTCATTTGGATCTTCAGGAGTTTGATCAGGACTTCAAGGAATTATTTAAAGACCCGGAAAGAATTTAATGATAAGCCTCTGGAAAGTTTCAGTCAGATCATAATGATCTTTATCTGGATCATTGGTTTAATGTTCATATTTGCTGAATTATTCGACAAATCGGTACTTGGTTTTGCGATCTCTTTAGGTGCTGCTTCGGCGGTTATACTTTTAATTTTCAAGGATACGATCCTGGGGCTAGTTGCATCTATTCAGGTTTCTGTAAATGATATCGTAAGGATCGGTGACTGGATCACTTTTGAAAAATTTGGAGCAGATGGTACAGTTACGGAGATAAACCTGGCTACCGTAAGGGTTCAAAACTGGGATAACACCTATACTACCATTCCCACTTACAGTCTTATTGCAGATTCTTTTCAAAACTGGAGAGGTATGCAGGAATCTCCGGGGCGAAGAATAAAGCGATCAGTATATATTAAACAGAATTCAGTAAAATTCCTTACTCAAGAGGATCTTGATAAATTAAAGAAGATCCAACTTATAGCACCGTATCTGGATAACCGTCAGACAGAGATCAATAAATTTAATGAGAGTCATGATATTGATAAGAGTTTGCTGATCAACGGTCGAAATCAAACCAATTTGGGAGTATTCAGAAAGTACGCCGATTCCTATTTGCGGGAGCATTCGGCAGTGCATAAAGAGATGTATCTTATTGTGAGACATCTCGCGCCCACACCAAATGGAATTCCATTAGAAATTCTGTGCTTTAGCAGAGATAAACGTTGGGAAAATTATGAATATATTTCTGCAGATATTTTTGACCATTTAATTGCAGCAATTCCATACTTTGGTCTCAAATTATTCGAAGCTCCTTCCGGGGATGATCTCCGCGATTTTTTGGGTCAGAATAATTCTTAACTAACCAAACCAGGACATATGAAATTAAAAGCTTTTCTTCAGGGCTTCGGTATTATTGCAGTTATAATAAGCCTTGTGCCATTAATTGCTGCTGATTACTGGTGGATTAGGGTGTTTGACTATCCTCATATCCAACTAACCTTATTAACCTTAACTGCAATTGCTGCGTATTTCATCAGGTTCGAGATAAGGTCCTGGATAGATTATACATTTATAGCAGTTCTAATTGGCTGTTTTGCATATCAATTTTCTACCGTAGCTCCTTATACACCTATGGTCCCTCATGAGGTTCATGCTCCAACAGCTACGGTAAATGAGAAAACCGGTTTTAAAATTCTTACCTCTAATGTGCTACAAAAGAATACAGAGTATCATCTACTTATCGAGGAAATGAAAAAAACAGTTCCCGATGTTGCTGTATTCACCGAAACCAATGAGAAATGGGCCACTGAGATAAGAAAAGGTTTAGGGGCTAATTACCCATATAAAGTGGAGGTTCCGTTGGATAATACCTACGGTATGATCCTGTATTCTAAACTTGAATTGATTAACCCTAAGGTTTTGTACCGTGTAGATGATAGCATCCCTTCCATTTCTACCGAGATGGTTCTTAAATCTGGAGATAAGATTCAGCTGCACGCCATACACCCTACACCGCCAATGCCACAACACAATCCTACTTCTACAGATAGAGATGCAGAATTGATGAAAGTGGCACTTGAAACTCTGGATTCAGATTTACCTGTAGTGGTCATCGGCGATTTTAATGATGTTGCCTGGTCTCAAACCACTACTCTATTTAAAAAGATTGGTGGATTGCTAGATGTTAGGATCGGTAGAAGTTTCTATAATTCTTTTAATGCTAAAAGCTTTATTATGCGATGGGCACTGGATCATATATTTGTTACCGAAGAGTTCAGAGTGAAAAACATTGCCACCGGACCAGATATTAAGTCCGATCACTTTCATTTTTTAGCTGAACTTTATCTCCAACCTAAACTGGCTGAGGAGCAAAAGCCAGAACCAGCTACAAAGGAACAGCTTAAAGCTGCAAGAGAACAAATAGCAGAAGAGAAACAGGAAAATCAGGAAAAAGGATCTAAATAGGCTTTACCTGCAACTTCCTGAATTTTGTAAGCTTATTTAAGGCGGTCCTTTACATATTCCACCTGCGTTTTTCCGTGAGGTTTAGGTTTACCAAATTCGTCCAAAGCAACCATAACGATCTTGTCTATGGTGATGATGGTTTCGCGTGTCATCTTGTTTCTAACTTCACATTTAAGACTAATTGATGCCGTTCCGAATTTTATCACCTCGATCCCGATCTCTACTATATCTCCCTGATGAGCAGAACTTTTAAAATCTATTTCACTCATATACTTCGTTACCGTTTTTTGGTTCTCCAATTGAACGATACTGTATAGAGCACATTCCTCATCTATCCAAGCTAATAATTTACCGCCAAACAAAGTGCCGTTAGGGTTAAGATCTTCAGGTTTTATCCATTTACGCGTATGAAATCTCATTTTTTATTTTAAAATTAAAAAGAATAAACCGGGTTAAAAAAGCCCGGTTTAAGAATTATAGGATTATGAATTTTGAGTGTTTAAACAAGTAATACTTCAAAATTCAGGTCTTTTAAATATCAACTTGTTATTATAAAAATTGCTGAGCCACATTAATTATTTCATCATGATCAAAGGCAAGTTTCATATCCGGTAATTTTTCCAGATCAAACCATTTGGCGTCCTTAGCATCATCGGCAGCCTTTAATTTCTCTTCCGAATATATTCTGCTTAGAAACGCTATAGAGATAGTATGTCCTCTAGGGTCCCTGTTAGGTTTGCCAAAGGCTTGTACTTGTTGCATAGATTCTATGCTTAATCCGGTTTCTTCTTTTAGCTCTCGCTTAGCGGCGGTTTCCAGATCCTCATTTTCCTCCACGAAACCTCCCGGCAACGCCCATTCATCTTTATAAGGCTCGTTTTTTCGTTGTACTAACAGAACTTTAAAATTGTTATTGGTTTTACAAAATATCACACTATCTACAGTGACTGCTATATTGTTTTTACTCATAATATTTTAATTTTATTAGGTTTTAAGATCAGTCGTTTCCTTTAATAGGAATTAAAATAAACGGTCTTTTTATTCACGAATTCATTTATTCCATCTTCTGAAAGCTCTCTTCCATAACCTGAAATCTTAGTACCACCAAAAGGTAGCCTAGGATCGCTCTTTACCAGTTCATTCACGAAAACGGCTCCATCCTCAAACTGAGGAACCAGGCTTTCTGCAAACTCTCTGTCTTCGGTAAATATTGAAACTCCTAATCCAAATTTTGAGCGGTTTACCAGATCCACTGCTTCTGAATCCTTTTTAAAGGTAGTGATCCCAATTGCCGGCCCAAAAGTCTCTTCATTGAACATACTCATTTCCGGAGTAACCTTATCCAGAACTGTTGGCTCTAAATATGCACCATCTCTTTTACCTCCTAGTAATATTTTTGCGCCTTTTTTAACCGATTCATTTATTTGTTCTTCCAGGTCTTCAGCGAGATCCACTCGGGCTAAAGTTCCAATAAAGGTATCTTTATCCAGTGGATCACCACTTTTGAGCTCTCTTACCTGCCTTACAAATTCTTCGGTAAATTCGTCAGCAATACTTTCATGTAAGATGAGTCGTTTTCCTGCGATACAGCTCTGACCCGTATTTTGAAACCTGGCCTGGACACAGGTCTTTACACTTTCTGAAATATTTGCATCCTTAAATACTACCAAAGCATTGCTTCCTCCAAGTTCCAGAACAGACTTTTTAATCTCCTCCCCGGCGGTAGACGCCACAGCAGCTCCTGCAGGTTTACTACCTGTTAAGGTTACTGCCTTTATTCTTGGATCCCGAATTATATTTTCAATTTTACTACTTCCAATTACCATATTTTGAAAGCAGCCTTCCGGAAATCCGGTTCTTTCAAACACTTTCTGAATATTATTAGCTGAACGCATTACATTACTGGCATGCTTTAATACTCCAATATTTCCGGCCATTAAAGCCGGTGCAGCAAAACGGAAGACCTGCCAAAAAGGATAGTTCCAGGGCATGACTGCCAAAACAACCCCGATAGGTTCATAGCTAACAAAACTCTTTACAGCATCGGTCTTTATAGATTTATCTGAAAGATGGTTTTGAGCATTTTCAGCATAATATTCACACACCCAGGCACATTTTTCAATTTCAGCAATAGCCTGTGTAATGGGTTTTCCCATTTCCAAACTAATATCCCTTGCATATTCTTCCTTGTTATCCTTCAGTTCTTGTGCTGCCTTTAGGAGTAAAGAGCTACGTTCCTTAAAAGAAGTCTTCCTCCAGCTCTTAAATCTGGAATCGGCCAATGCGATCTTTTCGTCTATTTCCTTTTTATTGAGTTCCTTGAATTTATCTATTATTTCTCCTGTATAAGGATTACGGGATTCGATCATGGTTAAAATAGCTTTTATTTTAAAGATAATAAGATGCGTATTTTTAGCAGGTTGGATTAAGAGAGATTTAACTCCCAGATGTTTATAACCGGTTTACAAGTAGAAGAAGGGCACAGTAAATGCTGTAAACATATTGGTTATATTTAATAAACAATACCCGCCATGGATCCAAGAGACACAAAATTAATGGAGCTCAGACCTGAAATTCCTTCTGCAAGAATTTCAGAAAACATGAGCTCAGACGAACGTTTTCAGAATGAAACTTTACGTCCCGTGATTAAGCTTCAGGATAGTCTACTTGTTGCTGTATTTAGAAACTACATTGCCAAACACAAGAACACATTTTACGACCTTAACCTGGACAGAAGACTGGCTTATATTGAAAATTCGGTCCAAAAGGATATAAAATTCAGAAATAGTCTGAAAGGAATTATTATTGGACAGTTTAGCCTAAAGGAGTACGAGGGTTACATTAAAAATTCTTCAGCCTTAAATAAACGGATGATGAATATTGTAAAGGAAAGGTTACAAAGTAATATCCAGTTATTAGAACGCGATCTGGCGTACTAAAAAGCCAATGATAATAGTGATCGAAAAACTCATAAGAGTCCCGATCAATACATATTCGGTTTGTTTTCTAGCACCGGTCTCAGATTTATCACTGAATCTAAGGATGGACTTTGCTGCAATTAAAAAACCAATTGCAGATAAATTATAGGTCAAAATAAAGGTAAGCACCAGGATTCTTTCGAAAATCCCTATAAACCGACCTGCTGCATCTAAACTATTTTTCTTCAACTCATCCTCTACTTCACTTTGCCATCTCAGCGTTGCTTTTCCTATGAGAAAACCAGCCGGGAATATTACCATTAAATAACCTATAATGATCGCTAGACTTTCTTTTGACTGAAAAATAGATCCTAAAAATGGTATAACATTCTCAAAATTTGATGTGATATACAGCCAGGCAAATAAGATGGCGAACATATGTAATATCTGATCGGACATAAAGATCTTTAAGCTATCACGACTAAATTGTAGTTTCCAGAGATCTGTAAAAAAGTGTGTGAAACTAATAAATATAGCTATATACCACCAATCCAGACGCATAAGAAATACAAAGGTCAACAGTCCGGCAATAATTGCATGTATATATAAATACACCGATGAGGCTTTATTACGGCGTTTATTCTTTACCCAGTTTGTTGGTTGAAAAACAAAATCGGTAAGTATATGAGCCAAAAACAGCTGAAGCAGTACGAGAAGACTATTTTCCATCCGAATATTTTTCTGAAATTAAATTATTAAATCGATCCAGTAATACCGCAATTGCATCCCAACCTGCAGCTTTCTTTCGTTGATTTACAGCAGACTGACTTATTCCAAGTTCTGCTGCGATCTCGGTCTCTTTCATATCCTTCAACAGGTAGTAAATAACTTCAGCAGATGCAGTGCTCCATTTATCGGCAATGGTATCTAAAAGATATAGCGATGCATTAAATTCATCATTAATATATTGATCCGGAGTCTTCAACATGGTCTTTCTTGGCTCATTTTTCATTTCATCAAGGGTTCTTCCCGAAAATTGAAAAGCCTGTCCATTTGATTCAGAAATCGAC containing:
- a CDS encoding SDR family oxidoreductase — its product is MSKMNKTALVTGGSKGIGYGVAKSLLKMGYKVAVTSRSLTSAEKAADKLSEYGEIIGLEADVRSYESQKTAVDKLMDKWGRLDVLIANAGIGNFGSVEDITIQEWKDTIDTNLSGVFYSIKAGVDALKKSEGYIITISSLAGTNFFAGGAAYNASKFGVTGFTQAVMLDLRDHGVKVSTIMPGSVSTYFNDHEPSEEDAWKIQSEDIGELVEDLLKMNPRTLPSKIEVRPSRPPKK
- a CDS encoding YqaA family protein, with the protein product MKEKAKSKKKSRIRLLHQYYSYTGFYKFVWNSLKKAVLPILLFVGALWGIDHYLLDIEDMLVTITETYAPLEVLSIFFLSESLLGLVPPELFIAWAGKSASPFLYLSLLATASYLGGVVSYFIGIAITKIPSVKEAMEVKLAIHIKNTRKWGGFLIIVGALLPIPFAMTSIAAGIIKFPFTSYLTFGLLRFARFYLYALVIFEMV
- a CDS encoding DUF1206 domain-containing protein, yielding MDQKIVKMARTGYAAKGIVYSITGALTFMAAFNMGGQQTGKTGVIDFLQKQPFGNVLLALIALGLLCYAGWRFVQTFKDPENIGSDKKGKAKRFAFFISGLIYLSLAALAVKKLIDAGSSGGGAKTFGFLSGQLGIVVFVVIGLSLIGISIAQFKKAYSGKFLRKFEYKSISEEKRRKTIKNTGYLGIVSRGIIFGVLAFIFLRAAYHSNTNDIKSTTDAFSFLQDSSYGAWLMGLVALGFVCYGIYMIATAKYRQFSNS
- a CDS encoding YqaE/Pmp3 family membrane protein, which encodes MSLLTIILNILLPPLAVFMKHGLGVTFLISLLLTALGWIPGVIHAFLVNGTR
- the galE gene encoding UDP-glucose 4-epimerase GalE; translated protein: MNKKVLVTGGLGFIGSHTVVALQKEGFEVIIIDNLSNSSIDVLGGITKITGTTPEFENIDLRDKQAVKRFFEKYTEIDGVIHFAASKAVGESVEKPLLYYENNISSLVYLLQELNERESANFIFSSSCTVYGQADKLPITEDAPVKKAESPYGNTKQIGEEIIQDICKVSPQLKAISLRYFNPIGAHPSADIGELPIGTPQNLVPFITQTAIGKRDELSVFGDDYPTEDGTAIRDYIHVLDLAEAHVHALKRLLQNNEKSNYEVFNLGTGQGNSVLEVIKAFEGSTGEKLPYKIVGRREGDITAAYADTTKANQELKWKAERSLEEALSSAWKWQLEVKKREEEDN
- a CDS encoding DUF3817 domain-containing protein, with the translated sequence MSVNTQVTLFKWISILEGLSFLLLLFIAMPLKYLFEMPTMVQQVGMAHGVLFIAYIIGCILLIRPMDWTYKQVGIIMGCSLIPFGPFYVDKKYL
- a CDS encoding mechanosensitive ion channel family protein, which encodes MEIKDLICFFEEFFIAQGMHEGAAQYLNLLINLVILTLIVIGVNYLIKNFIIEAFKVFTNQTKTTFDDYLIQSNFPRYSGRIVPLFIIYELFPLIFSEFPDVMEVFYTLFKIYVIILVIWIFRSLIRTSRNYLKTRKEFNDKPLESFSQIIMIFIWIIGLMFIFAELFDKSVLGFAISLGAASAVILLIFKDTILGLVASIQVSVNDIVRIGDWITFEKFGADGTVTEINLATVRVQNWDNTYTTIPTYSLIADSFQNWRGMQESPGRRIKRSVYIKQNSVKFLTQEDLDKLKKIQLIAPYLDNRQTEINKFNESHDIDKSLLINGRNQTNLGVFRKYADSYLREHSAVHKEMYLIVRHLAPTPNGIPLEILCFSRDKRWENYEYISADIFDHLIAAIPYFGLKLFEAPSGDDLRDFLGQNNS
- a CDS encoding endonuclease/exonuclease/phosphatase family protein: MKLKAFLQGFGIIAVIISLVPLIAADYWWIRVFDYPHIQLTLLTLTAIAAYFIRFEIRSWIDYTFIAVLIGCFAYQFSTVAPYTPMVPHEVHAPTATVNEKTGFKILTSNVLQKNTEYHLLIEEMKKTVPDVAVFTETNEKWATEIRKGLGANYPYKVEVPLDNTYGMILYSKLELINPKVLYRVDDSIPSISTEMVLKSGDKIQLHAIHPTPPMPQHNPTSTDRDAELMKVALETLDSDLPVVVIGDFNDVAWSQTTTLFKKIGGLLDVRIGRSFYNSFNAKSFIMRWALDHIFVTEEFRVKNIATGPDIKSDHFHFLAELYLQPKLAEEQKPEPATKEQLKAAREQIAEEKQENQEKGSK
- a CDS encoding acyl-CoA thioesterase; this translates as MRFHTRKWIKPEDLNPNGTLFGGKLLAWIDEECALYSIVQLENQKTVTKYMSEIDFKSSAHQGDIVEIGIEVIKFGTASISLKCEVRNKMTRETIITIDKIVMVALDEFGKPKPHGKTQVEYVKDRLK
- a CDS encoding NUDIX domain-containing protein encodes the protein MSKNNIAVTVDSVIFCKTNNNFKVLLVQRKNEPYKDEWALPGGFVEENEDLETAAKRELKEETGLSIESMQQVQAFGKPNRDPRGHTISIAFLSRIYSEEKLKAADDAKDAKWFDLEKLPDMKLAFDHDEIINVAQQFL
- a CDS encoding NAD-dependent succinate-semialdehyde dehydrogenase produces the protein MIESRNPYTGEIIDKFKELNKKEIDEKIALADSRFKSWRKTSFKERSSLLLKAAQELKDNKEEYARDISLEMGKPITQAIAEIEKCAWVCEYYAENAQNHLSDKSIKTDAVKSFVSYEPIGVVLAVMPWNYPFWQVFRFAAPALMAGNIGVLKHASNVMRSANNIQKVFERTGFPEGCFQNMVIGSSKIENIIRDPRIKAVTLTGSKPAGAAVASTAGEEIKKSVLELGGSNALVVFKDANISESVKTCVQARFQNTGQSCIAGKRLILHESIADEFTEEFVRQVRELKSGDPLDKDTFIGTLARVDLAEDLEEQINESVKKGAKILLGGKRDGAYLEPTVLDKVTPEMSMFNEETFGPAIGITTFKKDSEAVDLVNRSKFGLGVSIFTEDREFAESLVPQFEDGAVFVNELVKSDPRLPFGGTKISGYGRELSEDGINEFVNKKTVYFNSY
- a CDS encoding glyoxalase — protein: MDPRDTKLMELRPEIPSARISENMSSDERFQNETLRPVIKLQDSLLVAVFRNYIAKHKNTFYDLNLDRRLAYIENSVQKDIKFRNSLKGIIIGQFSLKEYEGYIKNSSALNKRMMNIVKERLQSNIQLLERDLAY
- a CDS encoding DUF3307 domain-containing protein; its protein translation is MENSLLVLLQLFLAHILTDFVFQPTNWVKNKRRNKASSVYLYIHAIIAGLLTFVFLMRLDWWYIAIFISFTHFFTDLWKLQFSRDSLKIFMSDQILHMFAILFAWLYITSNFENVIPFLGSIFQSKESLAIIIGYLMVIFPAGFLIGKATLRWQSEVEDELKKNSLDAAGRFIGIFERILVLTFILTYNLSAIGFLIAAKSILRFSDKSETGARKQTEYVLIGTLMSFSITIIIGFLVRQIAF